From Acidicapsa acidisoli, the proteins below share one genomic window:
- a CDS encoding YybH family protein has translation MSATKEAITALLARYNDALNASSTDAVMSLYLEGGVFMPPYSPSAVGADALRRAYDAVFKAITLNVKFTIAEIVDLAPEWAFARTNSAGTTLDHATGNSSAEANQELFIFRKDSDGSWKIARYSFSSINPPRH, from the coding sequence ATGAGTGCAACCAAAGAAGCGATAACCGCCCTGTTGGCGAGATACAACGATGCGCTGAATGCATCGAGTACCGACGCGGTGATGTCCCTATATCTTGAAGGCGGCGTATTCATGCCTCCGTATAGTCCGTCTGCGGTCGGCGCGGATGCGCTGAGGAGAGCCTACGACGCGGTCTTCAAGGCGATTACGCTGAACGTCAAGTTCACCATCGCAGAGATCGTCGACTTGGCGCCCGAGTGGGCCTTTGCACGCACCAATTCTGCGGGGACAACATTAGACCACGCGACGGGAAACAGCAGCGCCGAAGCGAATCAGGAGCTCTTCATTTTCCGGAAGGACAGTGATGGTTCCTGGAAGATCGCGCGATATAGCTTTTCCTCTATAAATCCGCCGCGCCATTAA